The Silene latifolia isolate original U9 population chromosome X, ASM4854445v1, whole genome shotgun sequence genome contains the following window.
GTAGGTTAATGAGTATATCCCCATTCCATTTCTTCCTAGGTTTGGGTTAGGGGTCCATTCCCGCCATTCTCCTAAAATAGCTCTTCACTTTTTTCACTCCCTCTCGTGAAGTTTATTGCATAGGCAAAGGTAAAGTCAAATATTTTATTCCGTCCAGAATTTCTTCTGATAATCTTGAACGGCAGAGAGGGAAATACTTTTTGATCCTTTTTCTCCTGGCAgggaaaaaaaaaatctgaatCCTTCACTTGTGATTCGATCTTTCTTAATCTCACGAGTATGTACCAATGGCAAGCAGTCCATTATAATATCCTTTCTTCCTAAGAAGTCGTTGCGCACTAACTTGAAGTTTAGGAGAATAGTTAGCATCTTGGATCACAATGCACAATGGTGATTCCTTAGGGAACAGGCATAGGAGAGAGAGGTTTCACCCTTGCTTTGGCCTCAAGTCCCACAACTAATATCATTTGCACAGCAAAGTGTTAATTATTTTCATTAGGAATCCTCTggcatttttaatttttttgagctACTTACTTTATTTACTATCTAATAAAGGTGTATAAACCACGAATAATATATTCTAAATTCTAAAATGATTATATGCTGCCAAGAACAGTGATAGCAACATTATCACTAGCATTTATCAGGGCTCCCTTTCAAACAAACTAATGGAAATGGTGGCCATCCTAAATCAAAGTTTATAGAGATCACACCACCGTGACTTTTCTTTCTTCACATAAATCAACAACACACCAAGTCATTACTCATTAGCAAAGGCCTCCCTACAACAGAAGTTGATACAGCTGAGTCTCACTAATCCACAGATTCACAGAAGTATACCTCCTAAAAATAATCAGAAGAAGTTCCACATTTTATAGCATTAAACCAACATGAATTTACTAGAAATACTGAAAGCTACAAGATACCCACCAATGTTCTAGCTGGATGTTACAAATTTAAAGACGAAAAGATCTCAAATACGGACAAGTTTAGTGGAATGAGAAAACAGATAGTGCATTGGTGCTTGAATGAAGACAACGATAATGCATCAGAGAAGGAGAAAAAATATTTTCTCGATTACGTAGGTTTTTTCTGCAGTACCAAACTAAAATTCATGGGTGTACACAAACAGACACTTCTTCTCTTCGTGAAGGTTGTAGTTACGAGTCTTATGACATAATATACAGATAAAAAATGCCTACACAAGCAGAATCAGGAACAGTAGCAACTTTTTTTATTAGAATTAAATCATTATTCACGCGACATGAAGCAAAAGAAAATCACCGAACTTCACGTCTTCTAGATACCAAATTACCTGAATTCCTGACACAGTAAAATAGGGAATCTCGAACTTCACACGAATAGGCGCTTTTCTTTCAGGAGTTGCTTCGTCACTTTGGATACTAGGAAGGCTAAACTCGGCCCTCAGCATGTATTCCTGAAAATTGCCAAATAAAAAGAGCTTTAGGATATGTTTCAGATACAATAGGTTAATTACGTATTATCCATTCTCCAGGTATAGTCAAAACTCAAAGCCAAATATAGCAAAATACAACCTTGCCACCTGGAAAAGATTTGATTTTCCAGACTAAAGCATCCTTCTCGGGTGCATACGAAGCAGAACCCATTGATGTGCGAATATTTGGATTGGTTGCATCAGATGGCACAGGCAGTTCAATCTCAACATTTGTTGCAGTGCTGTCAATATTAAGTCACAAAGGGTATTTAGTGATCGCGACCAGAAACAGGCAACTGCAGTGGGTAAAACCAGTAACAAACAACATTATACCTTCGCTCCTTAAACTGACTTCGGGCTTTCACCATAATCTCAATACGACTTCTTGAGTGTCTCTCAATCTGGGCTTCCACCCAAATTAAAGGCTTTACCTGATGCCAAATAATGACCAGCCCTCAACGAAACAGACAATATAACGTAAGAGGTAGAGGCTATACAACTAAGGAGCAAAAAAGAACCTGAGTGCTGAGTCTATATGTCATGAGATCAAAGGCTCCATCAGGTGGTATGAATGATATTGTCCTATCATTTTCAAAGCGTGCTAAACGCACACAcctgttgccaaaaaaaaaaaaaaaaaaaaaagaaacataaACAGTCCCGCAGTTAGAACGCTATCGAATAAATCTGACTTTCATTGACGATAAGTCTATTACTAGCAACAAATGTAGCTATAACTATGACTTACTGATGAAATTTGATGTCATCCAAATCAATGGCTTTCCCTTTAGTTGTCCGCCCTTGAGCTTCAAGTAATACTCTATCATTCAGGCCTAATTTACACTCAGGCATACCACTGCGACAGAAAATATCAATTCAAAAGTGGCTAAGAGGTCCTAAATTTTTCGGATATAAGACCGCATGAACTATAACGATTAACGAATGTAGCAATTATTAAGAGTTTCACATCTAACAACCGTTAAAAGGAATAGCAAAAACGAACATGTAAATGAAATTAATATTCACGTTACTGTTTTCAAATATATTCCGTAGAACCACAAATCATAAGGGCTCTTAAGCTGACCCAATTAAGTTATTCATTGGTTACATACAACAGCATAATTCCAGTGCCTAAAGGATACCACTTATGGAGAGGGAAAGGGTTGTATATACACACACTAAGCAAGCTAATACATCTACTCAAAGCATTACAGTAGAGTAAAATGTTAACTTGTTCTATAGATATACACATCTCCAAAGTTAGAGGGGACAACAATTAAGCTATGCAAAGAAAGCACAAGTAAAAATATAGAGCAGGTAGTTCAGTATACCTCAAATATGTTCTCATTTTCAGTGCCCCGACCACATCGGACCTAATTATTTGCCCGTTGCTGTTTACGAGTATATTAACACTCTCAACAACATCCAAGAATACCTACACCAGAGAGGaccaccttagcatttcatggtTCACCATCTAGTAAAAGTTTAACAAAGTCAGACTTACTTCATTCTTTTTGTAAGCTATTCCCTCACTACGCCATGATACTGCGTTGGTTACAGCCATTGGAGGCCTTTGTGTGACTTCCATCCTATAAGCATCAGTTTTAATGAACTCGCTTAGAATTTTTGCTTCTGTAAATTGAGGGTAGCCGAAGTCCATGATTTCATCAAGTAACTCATACTGCAAGTAACATATCAGAACATCATGTCAATAGCGGTTATATGAAGGTTAGCATAAATAAATGAAAGTTAAAAAATCTCTCTTACCACTACAACAAAGTTATCCCTAAGTGACTCCTCTTCAAGTTCCTCAAAATAATGCTTGAAAACCTGCACCAACGTCCCCAATAAAGCCTCTATAGCGAATTCTTTTTAACATAAATGACACATACAGCGAAACCAAGACGTGATACGTAAGGCAAGTACAATGATTACCAATGAAGCTTACATCAACTAGACGATGGAGAAAGAGAAGAATACTTGCAGCATTGCAGTTTTGCCTGGCAGCTGCCATCAAATACACATTGTTGTGTTGCATATACATGTATG
Protein-coding sequences here:
- the LOC141623619 gene encoding AP-1 complex subunit mu-2 → MSGAASALFLLDIKGRVLIWRDYRGDVTAAQAERFFTKLIEKEGDPQSQNPVAYDNGVTYMYMQHNNVYLMAAARQNCNAASILLFLHRLVDVFKHYFEELEEESLRDNFVVVYELLDEIMDFGYPQFTEAKILSEFIKTDAYRMEVTQRPPMAVTNAVSWRSEGIAYKKNEVFLDVVESVNILVNSNGQIIRSDVVGALKMRTYLSGMPECKLGLNDRVLLEAQGRTTKGKAIDLDDIKFHQCVRLARFENDRTISFIPPDGAFDLMTYRLSTQVKPLIWVEAQIERHSRSRIEIMVKARSQFKERSTATNVEIELPVPSDATNPNIRTSMGSASYAPEKDALVWKIKSFPGGKEYMLRAEFSLPSIQSDEATPERKAPIRVKFEIPYFTVSGIQVRYLKIIEKSGYQALPWVRYITMAGEYELRLM